A portion of the Vulpes vulpes isolate BD-2025 chromosome 5, VulVul3, whole genome shotgun sequence genome contains these proteins:
- the ACVR2A gene encoding activin receptor type-2A isoform X3 produces MGAAAKLAFAVFLISCSSGAILGRSETQECIFYNANWERDRTNRTGVEPCYGDKDKRRHCFATWKNISGSIEIVKQGCWLDDINCYDRTDCIEKKDSPEVYFCCCEGNMCNERFSYFPEMEVTQPTSNPVTPKPPYYNILLYSLVPLMLIAGIVICAFWVYRHHKMAYPPVLVPTQHAFHIMIEDPGPPPPSPLLGLKPLQLLEVKARGRFGCVWKAQLLNEYVAVKIFPIQDKQSWQNEYEVYSLPGMKHENILQFIGAEKRGTSVDVDLWLITAFHEKGSLSDFLKANVVSWNELCHIAETMARGLAYLHEDIPGLKDGHKPAISHRDIKSKNVLLKNNLTACIADFGLALKFEAGKSAGDTHGQVGTRRYMAPEVLEGAINFQRDAFLRIDMYAMGLVLWELASRCTAADGPVDEYMLPFEEEIGQHPSLEDMQEVVVHKKKRPVLRDYWQKHAGMAMLCETIEECWDHDAEARLSAGCVGERITQMQRLTNIITTEDIVTVVTMVTNVDFPPKESSL; encoded by the exons GTGCTATACTTGGTAGATCAGAAACTCAGGAGTGTATTTTCTATAATGCTAATTGGGAGAGAGATAGAACCAATCGAACTGGTGTTGAACCCTGTTATGGTGACAAAGATAAAAGGCGACATTGTTTTGCTACCTGGAAGAATATTTCTGGTTCCATTGAAATAGTGAAGCAAGGTTGTTGGCTGGATGATATCAACTGTTATGACAG GACTGattgtatagaaaaaaaagacagcccTGAAGTGTATTTTTGTTGCTGTGAGGGCAATATGTGTAATGAAAGGTTTTCTTATTTTCCGGAGATGGAAGTCACACAGC CTACTTCGAACCCAGTTACACCTAAGCCACCCTATTACAACATATTGCTCTATTCCTTGGTGCCACTTATGTTGATTGCGGGGATTGTTATTTGTGCATTTTGGGTGTATAGGCATCATAAGATGGCCTACCCTCCTGTACTTGTTCCAACTCAA CACGCCTTTCATATAATGATAGAG GACCCAGGACCACCCCCACCTTCTCCATTACTAGGTTTGAAGCCACTGCAGTTATTAGAAGTGAAAGCAAGGGGAAGATTTGGTTGTGTATGGAAAGCGCAGCTGCTCAATGAGTACGTGGCTGTGAAAATATTTCCGATACAG GACAAACAATCATGGCAAAATGAATATGAAGTTTATAGTTTACCTGGAATGAAGCATGAGAACATACTACAGTTCATTGGTGCAGAAAAACGAGGCACCAGTGTTGATGTGGATCTTTGGCTAATTACAGCATTTCATGAAAAG gGTTCACTATCAGACTTTCTTAAGGCTAATGTGGTCTCTTGGAATGAACTGTGTCATATTGCAGAAACCATGGCCAGAGGATTGGCTTATTTGCACGAGGATATACCTGGCCTAAAAGATGGCCATAAACCTGCCATATCTCACAG GGAcatcaaaagtaaaaatgtgcTGTTGAAAAACAATCTGACAGCTTGCATTGCTGACTTTGGGTTGGCATTAAAATTCGAGGCTGGCAAGTCTGCAGGTGATACCCATGGACAG GTTGGTACCCGGAGATATATGGCTCCAGAGGTATTAGAGGGTGCTATAAACTTCCAAAGGGATGCATTTTTGAGGATAGATATGTACGCCATGGGATTAGTCCTGTGGGAACTGGCTTCTCGCTGTACTGCTGCAGATG GACCTGTAGATGAATACATGTTGCCATTTGAGGAGGAAATTGGCCAGCATCCATCTCTTGAAGACATGCAGGAAGTTGTTGTGCATAAAAAAAAGCGGCCTGTTTTAAGAGATTATTGGCAGAAACATGCT ggAATGGCAATGCTCTGTGAAACGATAGAAGAATGTTGGGATCACGATGCAGAAGCCAGGTTATCAGCTGGATGTGTAGGTGAAAGAATCACTCAGATGCAAAGACTAACAAATATCATTACCACAGAGGACATTGTAACAGTGGTCACGATGGTGACAAATGTTGACTTTCCTCCCAAAGAATCTAGTCTATGA
- the ACVR2A gene encoding activin receptor type-2A isoform X4 — MGAAAKLAFAVFLISCSSGAILGRSETQECIFYNANWERDRTNRTGVEPCYGDKDKRRHCFATWKNISGSIEIVKQGCWLDDINCYDRTDCIEKKDSPEVYFCCCEGNMCNERFSYFPEMEVTQPTSNPVTPKPPYYNILLYSLVPLMLIAGIVICAFWVYRHHKMAYPPVLVPTQDPGPPPPSPLLGLKPLQLLEVKARGRFGCVWKAQLLNEYVAVKIFPIQDKQSWQNEYEVYSLPGMKHENILQFIGAEKRGTSVDVDLWLITAFHEKGSLSDFLKANVVSWNELCHIAETMARGLAYLHEDIPGLKDGHKPAISHRDIKSKNVLLKNNLTACIADFGLALKFEAGKSAGDTHGQVGTRRYMAPEVLEGAINFQRDAFLRIDMYAMGLVLWELASRCTAADGPVDEYMLPFEEEIGQHPSLEDMQEVVVHKKKRPVLRDYWQKHAGMAMLCETIEECWDHDAEARLSAGCVGERITQMQRLTNIITTEDIVTVVTMVTNVDFPPKESSL, encoded by the exons GTGCTATACTTGGTAGATCAGAAACTCAGGAGTGTATTTTCTATAATGCTAATTGGGAGAGAGATAGAACCAATCGAACTGGTGTTGAACCCTGTTATGGTGACAAAGATAAAAGGCGACATTGTTTTGCTACCTGGAAGAATATTTCTGGTTCCATTGAAATAGTGAAGCAAGGTTGTTGGCTGGATGATATCAACTGTTATGACAG GACTGattgtatagaaaaaaaagacagcccTGAAGTGTATTTTTGTTGCTGTGAGGGCAATATGTGTAATGAAAGGTTTTCTTATTTTCCGGAGATGGAAGTCACACAGC CTACTTCGAACCCAGTTACACCTAAGCCACCCTATTACAACATATTGCTCTATTCCTTGGTGCCACTTATGTTGATTGCGGGGATTGTTATTTGTGCATTTTGGGTGTATAGGCATCATAAGATGGCCTACCCTCCTGTACTTGTTCCAACTCAA GACCCAGGACCACCCCCACCTTCTCCATTACTAGGTTTGAAGCCACTGCAGTTATTAGAAGTGAAAGCAAGGGGAAGATTTGGTTGTGTATGGAAAGCGCAGCTGCTCAATGAGTACGTGGCTGTGAAAATATTTCCGATACAG GACAAACAATCATGGCAAAATGAATATGAAGTTTATAGTTTACCTGGAATGAAGCATGAGAACATACTACAGTTCATTGGTGCAGAAAAACGAGGCACCAGTGTTGATGTGGATCTTTGGCTAATTACAGCATTTCATGAAAAG gGTTCACTATCAGACTTTCTTAAGGCTAATGTGGTCTCTTGGAATGAACTGTGTCATATTGCAGAAACCATGGCCAGAGGATTGGCTTATTTGCACGAGGATATACCTGGCCTAAAAGATGGCCATAAACCTGCCATATCTCACAG GGAcatcaaaagtaaaaatgtgcTGTTGAAAAACAATCTGACAGCTTGCATTGCTGACTTTGGGTTGGCATTAAAATTCGAGGCTGGCAAGTCTGCAGGTGATACCCATGGACAG GTTGGTACCCGGAGATATATGGCTCCAGAGGTATTAGAGGGTGCTATAAACTTCCAAAGGGATGCATTTTTGAGGATAGATATGTACGCCATGGGATTAGTCCTGTGGGAACTGGCTTCTCGCTGTACTGCTGCAGATG GACCTGTAGATGAATACATGTTGCCATTTGAGGAGGAAATTGGCCAGCATCCATCTCTTGAAGACATGCAGGAAGTTGTTGTGCATAAAAAAAAGCGGCCTGTTTTAAGAGATTATTGGCAGAAACATGCT ggAATGGCAATGCTCTGTGAAACGATAGAAGAATGTTGGGATCACGATGCAGAAGCCAGGTTATCAGCTGGATGTGTAGGTGAAAGAATCACTCAGATGCAAAGACTAACAAATATCATTACCACAGAGGACATTGTAACAGTGGTCACGATGGTGACAAATGTTGACTTTCCTCCCAAAGAATCTAGTCTATGA